In Bradyrhizobium lablabi, one DNA window encodes the following:
- a CDS encoding L,D-transpeptidase codes for MLNLDAFKPYARRAAAFGALAIGALSFSGSAVAAPLELFPFVMTPPVQSAPPPVQAAPSEDEGTATELPARLRRQIVTYASHEAPGTIIIDTPNTYLYYVLGGGQAIRYGIGVGRDGFTWSGVQSITKKAEWPDWTPPPEMIARQPYLPRQMAGGPGNPLGARAMYLGGTVYRIHGTNAPGTIGTHVSSGCIRLTNDDVTDLYSRVNVGTKVIVLPMDRRADNTNGKRG; via the coding sequence ATGCTCAATCTGGATGCATTCAAGCCGTATGCCCGCCGTGCCGCTGCCTTCGGGGCGCTGGCGATCGGCGCGCTTTCGTTTTCCGGCTCCGCTGTGGCCGCGCCGCTGGAGCTGTTTCCCTTTGTCATGACGCCGCCGGTACAATCGGCGCCGCCGCCGGTCCAGGCCGCGCCCTCCGAGGACGAAGGCACCGCCACAGAACTGCCGGCCCGCTTGCGCCGCCAGATCGTGACCTATGCCAGCCACGAGGCGCCCGGCACCATCATCATCGATACTCCCAACACCTATCTCTATTATGTGCTCGGAGGCGGCCAGGCGATCCGCTACGGCATCGGCGTCGGCCGCGACGGCTTTACCTGGTCCGGCGTGCAATCGATCACCAAGAAGGCGGAGTGGCCGGATTGGACCCCGCCGCCGGAAATGATCGCGCGCCAGCCCTATCTGCCGCGCCAGATGGCCGGCGGCCCCGGCAACCCGCTCGGCGCGCGGGCCATGTATCTCGGCGGCACCGTGTACCGCATCCACGGCACCAACGCGCCGGGCACCATCGGCACCCATGTTTCGTCCGGCTGCATCCGCCTCACCAATGACGACGTCACTGACCTCTATTCGCGGGTCAATGTCGGCACCAAGGTGATCGTGCTGCCGATGGACCGCCGCGCCGACAATACCAACGGCAAGCGCGGCTGA
- a CDS encoding DUF4403 family protein produces the protein MRQAVSLKTILLAIAVIVVSFFVSLKAMDWLSPRAAIAPPPLTQLPPLPPAARNSSIIAPVSVALSAIRDAADRAAPRDFAGKADNPVSQVLQNADIGWTASRGPIAATGAQDVLSLSTALTGKLNVTGSLSSKATGAVGDAIGGLLGGNLGKQIGSVNIKALNASAEIKGGVTFTSRPKIAASWHLEPNLAAQVDLGDTSLAVAGARVNVPAQVKPLLDKTVGEQIAAVESRLRTDPTLERNARAQWARACRSIPLQGTAATTALPALWLEMRPTRAIAAQPHVDASAVTLTIGIEAETRITPVETKPDCPFPAIISIVPPTPGGVAIGVPIDVPFTDLNKILETQLSGRTFPEDGSGSVDVAVKRASVTASGNRLLISLRVRAKEKESFFGFGGEADVHIWGRPVLDEAQQTLRLTDIELAVESEAAFGLLGAAARAAMPHLQKALAEKATIDLKPFAANAQKKIAAAIADYQKNEDGVRVAAEITSLRLADIAFDSKTLRVIAEAQGAINVVITALPGF, from the coding sequence ATGCGCCAGGCGGTGAGCCTCAAAACCATCCTGCTCGCGATCGCCGTGATCGTGGTTTCGTTTTTCGTCAGCCTGAAAGCCATGGACTGGCTGTCGCCGCGCGCGGCGATCGCCCCTCCGCCGCTGACGCAATTGCCGCCGCTGCCGCCGGCCGCGCGCAACTCCAGCATCATTGCGCCGGTCTCGGTTGCGCTGTCGGCGATTCGCGACGCCGCCGATCGCGCGGCGCCGCGCGATTTCGCCGGCAAGGCCGACAACCCGGTGTCGCAGGTATTGCAAAACGCCGATATCGGCTGGACCGCGTCGCGCGGGCCTATCGCGGCGACCGGCGCGCAGGACGTGCTGTCGCTGTCGACCGCGCTGACCGGAAAGCTCAATGTCACGGGTTCGCTATCGTCGAAAGCAACGGGTGCGGTCGGTGACGCGATCGGCGGGTTGCTCGGCGGCAATCTCGGCAAGCAGATCGGCAGCGTCAATATCAAGGCGCTCAACGCCAGCGCCGAGATCAAGGGCGGCGTCACCTTCACCTCGCGGCCAAAAATCGCCGCCAGCTGGCACCTCGAACCTAACCTGGCCGCGCAGGTCGATCTGGGCGACACCAGCCTTGCGGTGGCCGGCGCCCGCGTCAACGTCCCGGCGCAGGTCAAGCCATTGCTCGACAAGACGGTCGGCGAACAGATCGCCGCCGTCGAGAGCCGGCTGCGCACTGATCCGACGCTGGAGCGCAACGCGCGGGCGCAATGGGCCAGGGCCTGCCGCTCGATCCCGCTGCAAGGCACTGCCGCGACCACGGCACTGCCGGCGCTTTGGCTGGAGATGCGGCCGACGCGGGCGATCGCAGCCCAGCCGCATGTCGATGCGTCCGCGGTCACGCTGACCATCGGTATCGAGGCGGAGACCCGCATCACCCCGGTCGAGACCAAACCCGATTGCCCGTTTCCCGCCATTATCAGCATCGTGCCGCCGACGCCGGGCGGGGTCGCCATCGGGGTGCCGATCGACGTACCGTTTACCGACCTCAACAAGATCCTGGAGACGCAGCTTTCGGGGCGGACCTTTCCCGAGGACGGTTCGGGCTCGGTCGACGTCGCCGTCAAGCGCGCCAGCGTCACGGCCTCGGGCAACCGGCTCCTGATTTCGCTGCGGGTGCGCGCCAAGGAGAAAGAGAGTTTCTTTGGATTTGGCGGTGAAGCCGACGTGCACATCTGGGGCCGACCGGTGCTGGACGAAGCGCAGCAGACGCTGCGGCTGACCGACATCGAGCTCGCGGTCGAATCGGAAGCCGCCTTCGGGCTGCTCGGCGCGGCCGCGCGCGCGGCCATGCCGCATCTACAGAAGGCGCTGGCGGAGAAGGCAACGATCGACCTCAAGCCGTTCGCCGCCAACGCCCAGAAAAAGATCGCGGCCGCGATCGCGGATTATCAGAAGAACGAGGACGGCGTGCGGGTAGCTGCGGAAATCACCAGCCTCCGGCTAGCCGACATCGCCTTCGATTCCAAAACGCTGCGCGTGATCGCGGAAGCCCAGGGCGCGATCAATGTCGTCATCACGGCGCTGCCGGGGTTTTAG
- a CDS encoding ABC transporter substrate-binding protein, with protein MKSVAAVFAAGLALAVSGAANAQISDDVVKIGVLTDMSSLYADATGKGSLAAVQMAVADYGGKVKDKPIEVIAADHQNKPDVGVAIARSWYDNDKVDAIFDVPTSSVALPVSALTREKNRIHINSGGGSSDITGVACSPNTVHWTYDTYALSNVAGRAMVKRGEDTWFFVTADYAFGMALERDAANVVKESGGKVLGDVRHPLNSSDFSSFLLQAQASKAKVVALANAGGDTTNALKQASEFGITDGGQKMIALLQEITDTHALGVKATQGLIVTDAFYWDMNDETRAFSKRFMDKVGHMPTMIQAGLYSATMHYLKAIDAIGTDEAPKVMAQMRATPINDFFAKNGKIRIDGRMVHDMYLFEVKKPEESKGEWDLYKLIATVPGDEAFRPLDKGGCPLVKTN; from the coding sequence ATGAAGTCAGTTGCAGCCGTATTCGCGGCCGGCCTCGCGCTAGCCGTTTCCGGTGCGGCGAACGCGCAGATTTCCGACGACGTCGTCAAGATCGGCGTGCTTACGGACATGTCGAGCCTCTATGCGGATGCGACCGGCAAGGGCTCGCTGGCCGCCGTGCAGATGGCGGTCGCCGATTACGGCGGCAAGGTCAAAGACAAGCCCATCGAGGTGATCGCCGCCGACCATCAGAACAAGCCGGACGTCGGGGTTGCCATCGCGCGCAGCTGGTACGACAACGACAAGGTGGACGCGATCTTCGACGTGCCGACCTCGTCCGTCGCGCTGCCGGTCTCCGCGCTGACGCGCGAGAAGAACAGGATCCACATCAATTCCGGCGGCGGCAGCTCCGACATCACCGGTGTCGCCTGCTCGCCCAACACCGTGCACTGGACCTACGACACCTACGCGCTCTCGAACGTCGCCGGCAGGGCGATGGTCAAGCGCGGCGAGGACACTTGGTTCTTCGTCACGGCGGATTACGCCTTCGGCATGGCGCTGGAGCGCGATGCCGCCAACGTCGTCAAGGAGAGCGGCGGCAAGGTGCTCGGCGACGTGCGCCATCCGCTCAATTCGTCGGACTTCTCCTCGTTCCTGCTGCAGGCGCAGGCCTCCAAGGCCAAGGTGGTCGCGCTCGCCAATGCCGGCGGCGACACCACCAATGCGCTGAAGCAGGCCTCCGAATTCGGCATCACCGATGGCGGCCAGAAGATGATCGCGCTGTTGCAGGAGATAACCGATACGCACGCGCTCGGCGTCAAGGCGACCCAGGGCCTGATCGTCACCGACGCGTTCTACTGGGACATGAATGACGAGACCCGCGCGTTCTCGAAGCGGTTCATGGACAAGGTCGGTCATATGCCGACCATGATCCAGGCCGGACTCTATTCGGCGACGATGCATTATCTGAAGGCGATCGATGCCATCGGCACGGATGAAGCGCCGAAGGTGATGGCGCAGATGCGCGCCACCCCGATCAACGACTTCTTTGCCAAGAATGGGAAGATCCGCATCGACGGCCGCATGGTCCACGACATGTATCTGTTCGAGGTGAAAAAGCCGGAGGAGTCCAAGGGCGAGTGGGATCTCTACAAGCTGATCGCGACCGTCCCCGGCGACGAAGCCTTCCGTCCGCTCGACAAGGGCGGCTGCCCGCTGGTGAAGACGAATTGA
- a CDS encoding dodecin family protein — protein MSESVYKVIELIGTSNDSWEKAAAAAVERAGKTLRDLRVAEVVKLDLQLDAKGKIEAYRAKLNVSFKYED, from the coding sequence ATGAGTGAGAGCGTCTACAAAGTCATTGAACTGATCGGTACCAGCAACGACTCATGGGAAAAGGCGGCCGCTGCAGCGGTGGAAAGGGCCGGGAAAACCCTCCGGGATCTTCGTGTCGCCGAAGTTGTCAAACTCGATTTGCAACTCGATGCCAAGGGCAAGATCGAAGCCTACCGCGCCAAGCTCAACGTCTCGTTCAAGTACGAGGATTGA
- a CDS encoding PRC-barrel domain-containing protein: MFAKYIAVGLVGSALLAGAAFAQTPTTTTDRANMAPAAASSSSFQGDWRGSKIIGLNVYNDNNENLGSINELLMDKNGKVQGIVLSVGGFLGMGSHLVAVPYEKVKFVDQPVAYTGAGASNAPANRPASSTTTGSSTSTTSGAATTSAANPWYPDHAVFNATKDELKAMPEFKFST; encoded by the coding sequence ATGTTTGCAAAATATATCGCAGTCGGTTTGGTCGGGTCCGCATTGCTTGCGGGCGCGGCGTTCGCCCAAACTCCAACGACAACCACCGACCGCGCCAACATGGCGCCGGCCGCGGCGTCAAGTTCGTCGTTCCAGGGTGACTGGCGCGGCTCGAAGATCATTGGGCTGAATGTCTACAATGACAACAACGAGAATCTCGGCTCGATCAACGAACTCCTGATGGACAAAAACGGGAAGGTTCAAGGCATCGTGCTCAGTGTCGGCGGCTTCCTCGGCATGGGCAGCCATCTGGTTGCCGTTCCCTACGAGAAGGTCAAATTTGTCGATCAGCCGGTCGCCTACACGGGCGCCGGCGCTTCCAATGCACCAGCCAACCGGCCGGCTTCATCGACGACCACGGGCTCGAGCACCAGCACGACGTCTGGCGCCGCGACGACGTCGGCGGCCAATCCGTGGTACCCGGATCATGCCGTCTTCAACGCGACCAAGGATGAGCTGAAGGCAATGCCGGAGTTCAAATTCTCGACCTGA
- a CDS encoding PRC-barrel domain-containing protein: MIDVMAKPHQLIASDRVEGTAVRRPNGERIGHIERLMIDKISGKVSYAILSFGGFLGIGTNLLPLPWARLTYNPRFEAYELDIDDEELRHAPSFGADKDFDWGDRSQETELHRYYGTPPYWGGF, from the coding sequence ATGATCGACGTCATGGCGAAACCGCATCAGTTGATCGCGAGCGACCGGGTCGAGGGCACGGCGGTGCGCCGGCCGAATGGCGAGCGGATCGGTCACATCGAGCGGTTGATGATCGACAAGATCAGCGGCAAGGTTTCCTACGCGATCCTCAGTTTCGGCGGGTTCCTCGGCATCGGAACCAATCTGTTGCCGCTGCCCTGGGCGCGGCTGACCTACAATCCGAGGTTCGAGGCCTACGAACTCGACATCGACGATGAAGAACTCCGCCACGCGCCATCGTTCGGCGCCGACAAGGATTTTGATTGGGGCGACCGCTCGCAGGAAACCGAACTGCATCGCTATTACGGAACCCCGCCCTACTGGGGCGGGTTCTGA
- a CDS encoding formyltransferase family protein, with translation MFDTIVLLAGPAELTVLPSVLRGHNPHLAVIPVGTRAELAALDADLLRRARLIAFVTPVIVPGSILARLGYGAFNFHPGPPRYPGWAPSQFALYDQATEFGATVHVMVEQVDAGPIIDLALFPVPADISVLGLEGLAYAHLAHLFWSMAKSLATDPEPPQTRPIKWGSRNCSRRAYRAICNIPLDIAKDELERRIRVFGGNYFGIMPTINLHGVEFRAVLPSPGQAATQTAADSPTSIAI, from the coding sequence ATGTTCGACACCATCGTTCTGCTTGCGGGTCCGGCCGAGCTGACCGTGTTGCCGTCGGTGTTGCGTGGGCACAATCCGCATCTCGCGGTGATACCCGTCGGGACCCGCGCCGAACTCGCCGCCCTGGACGCCGATTTGCTGCGGCGGGCCCGGCTGATTGCGTTCGTGACGCCCGTCATCGTGCCGGGGAGCATCCTCGCCCGGCTTGGCTACGGCGCCTTCAATTTTCATCCCGGTCCGCCCCGCTACCCCGGATGGGCGCCCTCGCAGTTTGCTCTTTACGATCAGGCGACCGAGTTCGGCGCGACGGTTCACGTCATGGTCGAACAGGTCGATGCGGGCCCGATTATCGACCTCGCGCTGTTTCCTGTTCCAGCCGATATCTCCGTCCTTGGCCTGGAGGGACTGGCTTATGCTCACCTTGCGCATCTATTCTGGTCCATGGCGAAATCGCTTGCGACCGATCCGGAGCCGCCGCAAACGCGCCCGATCAAATGGGGCAGCCGGAACTGTTCACGTCGCGCTTATCGCGCGATCTGCAACATCCCCCTCGACATTGCAAAGGATGAATTGGAGCGCCGCATCAGGGTGTTCGGCGGCAACTATTTCGGAATAATGCCGACGATCAATCTGCACGGGGTTGAGTTTCGCGCCGTGTTGCCGTCTCCCGGCCAGGCGGCCACGCAGACGGCAGCCGATAGCCCGACTTCAATTGCGATCTGA
- a CDS encoding response regulator, which produces MATASPNILVVEDDRETRALIAKYLRSNACNVTTATDGREMVKAMADHRVDLLILDVMLPGEDGLSLCRKVRAQSQTPIIMLTARGEDVDRILGLEMGADDYLAKPFNPRELLARINAVLRRQAAAQTASAINGATALTFLGWRIDFRLRELRNPAGARVAMTSAEFDLLRTFCERPGRVLSRDSLLDLTQGRSAGSFERSIDVLVSRIRRKIETDPLEPTMIKTVRSGGYLFTPTVDAVTIPING; this is translated from the coding sequence ATGGCCACCGCATCACCGAACATTCTTGTCGTCGAAGACGACCGCGAGACGCGGGCGCTCATCGCGAAATACCTCCGCAGCAACGCCTGCAACGTGACGACCGCGACCGACGGACGCGAGATGGTCAAGGCGATGGCCGACCATCGCGTCGACCTCTTGATCCTCGACGTCATGCTGCCGGGCGAGGACGGCCTCAGCCTGTGCCGCAAGGTCCGCGCGCAATCGCAGACGCCGATCATCATGCTCACCGCGCGCGGCGAGGACGTCGACCGGATTTTGGGCCTCGAGATGGGCGCCGACGATTATCTGGCAAAACCGTTCAATCCGCGCGAATTATTGGCGCGGATCAACGCCGTGCTGCGCCGGCAGGCGGCGGCGCAGACCGCCAGCGCCATCAACGGCGCGACCGCGCTGACTTTCCTCGGATGGCGGATCGATTTCAGGCTGCGCGAGCTGCGCAATCCGGCCGGAGCGCGGGTCGCCATGACCAGCGCCGAATTTGACCTGCTGCGGACGTTTTGCGAGCGGCCCGGCCGCGTGCTGTCGCGCGACAGTCTGCTCGATCTGACCCAAGGCCGCAGCGCCGGCTCGTTCGAACGCAGTATCGATGTGCTGGTCAGCCGCATCCGCCGCAAGATCGAAACCGATCCGCTGGAACCCACCATGATCAAGACGGTGCGCTCCGGGGGCTACCTGTTCACCCCCACCGTGGACGCGGTGACGATCCCGATCAATGGCTGA
- a CDS encoding ATP-binding protein, which translates to MKLSGFFNLKGISGQIAALVVTSIIVIHVIITATFLIHRPDRPDPGIDRGHGQLAAAVQLLGAAPAEARPKLFTDIARAFPQLDIRDLVEAPAPAEIEADDRALHSLHRRLGSGYRIFSLDPEHGDHKVGIALPDGAMISATLLPDQWQRPFWGGPWMMTLLFAVISLTLLGLWAARALTAPLSSFAKAAENFSLNGAASPLPERGPEEIRSVAKALNRMRERISTLIDDRTKMLAAISHDLRTPITRMRLRSEFIEDDAHRNRMLGDLDQMRSMLEQVLSFLRNDRKLEAMTLVDIASSLQLITDQFADMGHKVAYDGPAHAMATVRPDDLHRSITNLVENAVRFGAEATIRLRVSPDHLTIDVEDDGPGISDARKDVMLEPFVRGDDARNMDETAGFGLGLSIARAIVLAHGGALSLNDRQPHGLIVRIQLPVRQQGQQSAA; encoded by the coding sequence ATGAAGCTATCTGGGTTTTTCAACCTGAAAGGGATCAGCGGACAGATCGCGGCGCTGGTGGTGACCTCGATCATCGTCATTCACGTCATCATCACCGCGACCTTCCTGATCCATCGGCCGGACCGGCCCGATCCGGGGATCGACCGCGGCCACGGCCAGCTCGCGGCCGCCGTCCAGCTTCTCGGCGCGGCGCCTGCGGAGGCGCGGCCAAAATTGTTCACCGACATCGCGCGCGCTTTTCCGCAACTGGACATAAGGGATCTTGTCGAAGCCCCCGCGCCCGCCGAGATCGAAGCCGATGACCGCGCGCTGCACAGCCTGCATCGCCGGCTCGGCTCTGGCTACAGGATCTTTTCGCTCGATCCCGAGCACGGCGACCACAAGGTCGGCATCGCGCTGCCCGACGGCGCGATGATTTCCGCTACCTTGCTGCCGGACCAGTGGCAACGTCCGTTCTGGGGCGGACCGTGGATGATGACCTTGCTGTTTGCCGTCATCAGCCTCACGCTGCTTGGGCTGTGGGCGGCCCGCGCCCTGACCGCGCCGCTGTCGTCATTTGCAAAGGCCGCCGAAAATTTCAGCTTGAACGGCGCCGCCTCCCCGCTGCCGGAGCGCGGTCCTGAAGAAATTCGTTCCGTTGCAAAAGCGCTCAATCGGATGCGCGAGCGCATCTCGACCCTGATCGACGACCGCACCAAGATGCTGGCCGCGATCAGTCACGATTTGCGGACGCCGATCACCAGGATGCGACTGCGTTCTGAATTCATCGAGGACGACGCGCACAGAAACCGCATGCTGGGCGATCTCGACCAGATGCGATCGATGCTGGAACAGGTGCTGTCCTTCCTGCGCAACGATCGCAAGCTGGAAGCGATGACGCTGGTCGATATCGCCAGCTCGCTGCAGCTCATCACTGATCAATTCGCCGACATGGGCCACAAGGTCGCTTACGACGGCCCGGCGCACGCGATGGCGACCGTCCGGCCCGACGACCTGCATCGCAGCATCACCAACCTCGTGGAGAACGCGGTCCGGTTCGGCGCCGAGGCCACCATCCGCCTCAGGGTGTCGCCGGATCATCTGACGATCGATGTCGAGGACGATGGTCCCGGCATTTCCGATGCGCGCAAGGATGTCATGCTTGAACCATTCGTGCGCGGCGACGACGCCCGCAATATGGATGAGACGGCAGGCTTCGGCCTCGGGCTGTCGATCGCGCGCGCGATCGTGCTGGCGCATGGCGGCGCATTGTCGCTCAACGACCGGCAGCCGCATGGCTTGATCGTCCGGATTCAGTTACCGGTTCGTCAGCAGGGCCAGCAGTCGGCGGCGTGA
- a CDS encoding lytic transglycosylase domain-containing protein, with amino-acid sequence MKRQLSLASFAAIAALSLSQPALAQRAEYDALVASHARANGVPEALVHRVIVRESRYQPRLVGRGGTIGLMQIKLATARSLGYTGSAEGLRDPDTNLTYAVKYLAGAYRAANGDHNRAMHYYASGYYEAAKRQRHEHLRYTEPVLASSPSKSPADANAQQVPAK; translated from the coding sequence ATGAAACGCCAGCTATCGCTTGCATCGTTCGCCGCCATCGCGGCGCTGTCGCTTTCGCAACCCGCTTTGGCACAACGCGCCGAATATGATGCGCTGGTCGCCAGCCACGCGAGGGCCAATGGCGTGCCGGAAGCGCTGGTGCATCGCGTGATCGTGCGTGAAAGCCGCTATCAGCCGAGACTGGTCGGACGTGGCGGCACCATCGGGCTGATGCAGATCAAGCTCGCGACCGCGCGCAGCCTTGGCTACACCGGCAGCGCCGAAGGACTACGCGATCCCGACACCAATCTCACCTATGCAGTAAAATATCTCGCCGGCGCCTATCGCGCCGCGAACGGCGATCACAACCGCGCCATGCATTATTACGCTAGCGGCTATTACGAAGCCGCCAAGCGCCAGCGGCACGAACATTTAAGGTACACCGAACCGGTGCTGGCGAGTTCTCCGTCGAAGAGCCCGGCGGACGCCAATGCGCAACAGGTTCCAGCGAAATGA
- a CDS encoding FAD-dependent oxidoreductase, producing MYQSFSARRGQGPVASRGESPVSVIGAGIAGAWQALLFAQAGHDVTLHERSDEAMTLATSHWAGGMLAPWCEAETSEPVISRLGLRALDLWRKELPDTPFNGSLVVAHARDRSDFERFARLTTSHQRLDANAIAKLEPSLEGRFREALFFAGEGHVEPRRVLPKLHQRIIAAGGTIKFNSEPALNDIDGIVIDCRGISARDAEPELRAVKGELILIESSEVRLSRPVRLIHPRWPLYVIPREDNLFMLGATSIEAEDTGVSVRSALELLGAAYAVHPAFAEARIVEFGSGLRPAFPDNLPRIAVQNERIAVNGLYRHGFLIAPALAELTLAYVERGQIDNEVMQCA from the coding sequence ATGTACCAGAGTTTCAGCGCACGGCGCGGGCAAGGTCCCGTCGCGTCCAGGGGGGAATCCCCCGTTTCCGTGATCGGCGCGGGCATCGCCGGCGCATGGCAGGCATTGTTATTTGCGCAGGCCGGCCACGATGTCACGCTGCATGAGCGCAGCGACGAAGCAATGACGCTCGCCACCAGCCACTGGGCCGGTGGCATGCTGGCGCCCTGGTGCGAGGCCGAGACTTCGGAGCCGGTGATCAGCCGGCTCGGCCTGCGCGCGCTCGACCTGTGGCGGAAGGAATTGCCGGACACCCCGTTCAACGGCTCGCTGGTGGTGGCGCACGCCCGCGACCGCAGCGATTTCGAGCGCTTTGCGAGACTCACGACGAGCCATCAGCGACTGGACGCCAACGCCATCGCAAAACTCGAACCCTCGCTCGAGGGCCGGTTTCGCGAGGCGCTATTCTTTGCCGGCGAAGGCCATGTCGAGCCGCGCCGCGTCTTGCCAAAACTGCATCAGCGGATCATCGCCGCCGGCGGAACGATAAAATTCAACAGCGAGCCGGCGCTCAACGACATCGACGGCATCGTGATCGATTGCCGCGGAATTTCCGCGCGCGACGCCGAGCCCGAGCTGCGCGCCGTCAAGGGCGAACTGATCCTGATCGAATCCTCAGAGGTAAGACTTTCGCGCCCGGTGCGGCTGATCCATCCGCGCTGGCCGCTCTACGTGATCCCGCGCGAGGACAATCTGTTCATGCTGGGGGCGACCTCGATCGAGGCCGAGGACACCGGCGTCAGCGTCCGCTCCGCGCTGGAGCTTTTGGGCGCCGCCTATGCGGTGCATCCGGCGTTCGCCGAAGCGCGCATCGTCGAATTCGGCTCAGGGCTACGCCCGGCATTCCCCGACAATCTGCCGCGCATCGCGGTTCAGAACGAGCGCATCGCCGTGAACGGCCTCTATCGCCACGGTTTTCTGATCGCGCCGGCGCTGGCGGAATTGACGCTCGCTTATGTCGAGCGCGGCCAGATCGACAATGAGGTGATGCAATGCGCGTGA
- the thiS gene encoding sulfur carrier protein ThiS — protein sequence MRVMVNGEAREIVSTRVDALLSELEYEGAHFAIALNYDVLPRSKWAETRLNSGDEIEIITPRQGG from the coding sequence ATGCGCGTGATGGTCAATGGCGAGGCGCGGGAGATTGTTTCGACACGCGTCGACGCGCTGCTCTCCGAACTCGAATACGAAGGCGCGCATTTTGCCATCGCGCTGAATTACGACGTGCTGCCGCGGAGCAAGTGGGCGGAGACGCGGCTGAACAGCGGCGACGAGATCGAGATCATCACGCCAAGGCAGGGAGGGTGA
- a CDS encoding thiazole synthase, translating into MLKFYDREFSSRLLIGSALYPSPAIMQGAIRASGAQIVTVSLRREAAGGKTGDAFWSLIRELDVTVLPNTAGCRSVREAVTTAKLARELFATSWIKLEVIADNDTLQPDVVGLVEAAAILIKDGFEVFPYCTEDLSVAMRLVDAGCKVVMPWAAPIGSAKGIINPDALRLLRDRLSDITLVVDAGLGAPSHAAQALELGYDAVLLNTGIAKAADPVAMANAFRLGVEAGRAAYEAGLMEARDFASPSTPVVGTPFWHAVS; encoded by the coding sequence ATGCTGAAATTCTACGACCGCGAATTTTCTTCCCGCCTCTTGATCGGCAGCGCGCTGTATCCGTCGCCCGCGATCATGCAAGGCGCGATCCGGGCCTCAGGCGCGCAGATCGTCACGGTGTCGCTGCGGCGGGAGGCCGCCGGCGGCAAAACTGGGGACGCGTTCTGGTCGCTGATCCGCGAGCTCGATGTCACCGTGCTGCCAAACACCGCAGGCTGCCGCAGCGTGCGCGAGGCCGTAACCACCGCAAAACTCGCGCGCGAATTATTTGCCACTTCCTGGATCAAGCTCGAGGTGATCGCCGACAACGACACGCTGCAGCCCGACGTGGTCGGGCTGGTCGAAGCCGCCGCCATCCTGATCAAGGACGGCTTTGAGGTGTTCCCCTATTGCACCGAAGATTTGAGCGTCGCGATGCGGCTCGTCGATGCCGGCTGCAAAGTGGTGATGCCGTGGGCGGCGCCGATCGGCAGCGCCAAGGGCATCATCAACCCCGATGCGCTGAGATTGCTGCGCGACCGGCTGTCCGATATCACGCTGGTGGTCGATGCCGGTTTGGGCGCGCCGTCGCACGCGGCGCAGGCGCTCGAACTCGGTTACGACGCCGTGCTGCTCAATACGGGAATCGCAAAGGCCGCCGACCCCGTGGCGATGGCGAATGCGTTTCGCCTCGGCGTCGAGGCCGGCCGCGCGGCTTACGAAGCCGGGCTGATGGAAGCCCGCGATTTTGCCTCTCCTTCAACCCCTGTCGTTGGGACCCCGTTCTGGCATGCCGTATCCTGA
- a CDS encoding thiamine phosphate synthase → MPYPDRYAYPDRFYPVVDSLDWVARLTKLGVGTIQLRSKNLDDAQSLQIVSDALEVTKGTPTKLVVNDYWRAAIVAGAKHLHLGQEDLVDADVKAIRDAGLTLGISTHDDAELETALRADPDYIALGPIFPTTLKSMRFAPQGIPKITEWKKRVGDIPLVAIGGIKFEQAREIFAAGADSIAVVSDITQHPDPDARVRAWLGRDAEAA, encoded by the coding sequence ATGCCGTATCCTGATCGCTACGCGTATCCTGATCGCTTTTATCCCGTGGTGGACAGCCTCGATTGGGTCGCGCGCCTGACCAAACTCGGCGTCGGCACGATCCAGTTGCGTTCGAAAAATCTCGATGACGCCCAGTCATTGCAGATCGTCAGCGATGCGCTCGAGGTGACAAAGGGCACGCCGACAAAACTCGTGGTCAATGATTATTGGCGCGCCGCGATTGTCGCCGGCGCCAAACATCTGCATCTCGGCCAGGAAGATCTGGTCGACGCCGACGTCAAGGCGATCCGCGACGCCGGGCTGACGCTCGGCATCTCGACCCACGACGATGCGGAGCTCGAGACGGCATTGCGTGCCGACCCCGACTACATCGCGCTGGGGCCGATTTTCCCGACCACGCTGAAATCGATGCGGTTCGCGCCGCAGGGCATCCCAAAGATCACGGAATGGAAGAAGCGCGTCGGCGACATTCCGCTGGTCGCGATCGGCGGCATCAAATTCGAACAGGCGCGCGAGATTTTTGCCGCCGGCGCCGATTCCATCGCGGTCGTCAGCGACATCACGCAACATCCCGATCCCGACGCGCGCGTGCGCGCCTGGCTCGGGCGGGACGCGGAGGCTGCGTGA